Proteins encoded in a region of the Variovorax sp. PAMC 28711 genome:
- the fabZ gene encoding 3-hydroxyacyl-ACP dehydratase FabZ — protein sequence MTTTLDIHHILKLLPHRYPFLLVDRVLDMEKGKRITALKNVTMNEPFFNGHFPHRPVMPGVLMLEAMAQAAALLSFYSHDIVPDDNTVYYFAAIDGARFKRPVEPGDQLTLEVEIDRIKAGISKFRGRAMVGDALACEATLMCAMRQLS from the coding sequence ATGACGACGACGCTCGATATCCATCACATCCTCAAGCTGCTGCCGCACCGCTATCCCTTTCTGCTCGTCGACCGGGTGCTCGACATGGAAAAGGGCAAGCGCATCACCGCCCTGAAGAACGTGACGATGAACGAGCCTTTCTTCAACGGCCACTTTCCGCACCGACCCGTGATGCCTGGCGTGCTGATGCTCGAAGCGATGGCGCAGGCCGCCGCGCTGCTGTCGTTCTATTCGCACGACATCGTGCCCGACGACAACACGGTCTATTACTTCGCCGCCATCGACGGCGCGCGCTTCAAGCGGCCCGTGGAGCCGGGCGACCAGCTCACGCTCGAGGTCGAAATCGACCGCATCAAGGCGGGCATATCCAAGTTCCGCGGACGCGCGATGGTCGGCGATGCGCTGGCCTGCGAAGCGACGCTGATGTGCGCGATGCGCCAGCTCAGCTGA
- the lpxB gene encoding lipid-A-disaccharide synthase translates to MRRFAMVAGEPSGDLLAGLLLDGLCARWPDLQTVGIGGPRMLAHGFQSWWPQEKLAVRGYIEVLRHYAEIAGIRRHLKARLLVDKPELFIGVDAPDFNLDLEAGLRCSGIKTVHFVCPSIWAWRAGRIDKIRAAADHVLCIFPFEPALLAKEGVAATYVGHPIANVIPMTPDRGAARAALGLAADATVVALLPGSRRSEVRYLASRFFAAAALMLRAQPSLQFVAPILPGLHAEVEGLLSTAGMAGRVTLLDGQSHAALAACDVTLIASGTATLEAALFKRPMVIAYNMNRLSWHLMQRQQLQPWVGLPNILCGEFAVPELLQDAATPAALAEATLAWLHAPDAVAALEQRFAALHSQLRRDTPTLCADAIQNVLEG, encoded by the coding sequence ATGCGCCGGTTCGCAATGGTCGCCGGCGAGCCGTCGGGCGACCTTCTGGCCGGGCTTTTACTCGATGGCCTTTGCGCTCGTTGGCCCGATTTGCAAACCGTCGGCATCGGCGGACCCCGCATGCTGGCGCATGGGTTCCAAAGCTGGTGGCCCCAAGAAAAGCTCGCGGTGCGCGGCTACATCGAGGTGCTGCGGCACTACGCCGAGATCGCCGGCATCCGGCGTCATCTGAAGGCGCGGCTGCTGGTTGACAAGCCTGAACTGTTCATCGGCGTCGACGCACCTGACTTCAATCTCGACCTCGAGGCGGGTCTGCGTTGTAGCGGTATCAAGACGGTGCACTTCGTGTGCCCATCGATCTGGGCCTGGCGCGCCGGTCGCATCGACAAGATTCGCGCGGCGGCCGACCACGTGCTGTGCATCTTTCCGTTCGAGCCCGCACTGCTCGCCAAAGAGGGCGTGGCGGCAACCTATGTGGGCCATCCGATCGCCAACGTGATCCCCATGACGCCGGACCGCGGAGCGGCCCGCGCGGCGCTCGGTCTCGCGGCCGACGCGACCGTCGTGGCGTTGCTGCCCGGCAGCCGGCGTTCCGAGGTGCGCTATCTGGCTTCGAGGTTCTTTGCGGCCGCGGCGCTCATGCTGCGGGCGCAACCGTCTCTCCAGTTCGTCGCACCCATCCTGCCAGGGCTTCATGCCGAGGTGGAGGGGCTGCTGAGCACGGCGGGAATGGCCGGGCGGGTGACGCTGCTCGACGGGCAATCGCACGCGGCGCTTGCGGCCTGCGATGTCACGCTCATCGCCAGCGGCACTGCCACGCTCGAAGCGGCGCTCTTCAAGCGCCCGATGGTCATTGCCTACAACATGAACCGCCTGTCCTGGCACCTGATGCAGCGCCAGCAATTGCAACCGTGGGTGGGCTTGCCCAACATCCTGTGCGGCGAGTTCGCCGTGCCGGAGTTGTTGCAGGACGCCGCGACGCCTGCTGCACTCGCCGAGGCCACGCTCGCGTGGCTCCACGCGCCCGATGCGGTCGCGGCGCTCGAACAACGATTTGCCGCGCTGCATTCGCAATTGCGGCGCGATACCCCGACACTGTGCGCCGATGCGATCCAGAACGTTCTTGAAGGCTGA
- the lpxA gene encoding acyl-ACP--UDP-N-acetylglucosamine O-acyltransferase — MTQVHSTAVVDPKAQLDASVSVGPFTVIGPHVKIGAGTTVGAHCVIEGHTTIGADNRIFQFSSLGAVPQDKKYAGEATELVIGDRNTVREFCTFNLGTAQDVGVTRIGNDNWIMAYVHIAHDCQLGNQITMANAATLAGHVEVGDWATVGGLVGVLQRMRIGAHAMVGFASHVGKDIPPYMVVDGNPLAVRGVNLVGLRRRDFSAERIAAIREMHKLLYRQGKTLDESRAAILALAGQTPGAAADVALMDAFLGSSVGGIAR, encoded by the coding sequence ATGACGCAGGTTCATTCGACGGCGGTCGTCGACCCGAAAGCCCAACTCGACGCTTCGGTGTCGGTGGGTCCGTTCACCGTGATCGGGCCGCACGTGAAGATCGGTGCCGGCACCACGGTGGGCGCCCATTGCGTGATCGAAGGGCACACCACCATCGGCGCCGACAACCGAATCTTCCAGTTTTCCTCGCTCGGCGCAGTGCCGCAAGACAAGAAGTACGCGGGCGAGGCCACCGAACTCGTGATCGGCGATCGCAACACGGTTCGCGAGTTCTGCACCTTCAACCTGGGCACGGCGCAGGACGTGGGCGTCACCCGCATCGGCAACGACAACTGGATCATGGCGTACGTGCACATCGCGCACGACTGCCAGCTTGGCAACCAGATCACGATGGCCAACGCCGCCACGCTCGCCGGACACGTCGAGGTGGGCGACTGGGCCACGGTGGGCGGACTGGTCGGTGTGCTGCAGCGCATGCGCATCGGCGCGCACGCGATGGTCGGTTTCGCGAGCCACGTCGGCAAGGACATTCCGCCCTACATGGTGGTGGACGGCAACCCGCTCGCGGTGCGCGGCGTGAACCTCGTCGGGCTGCGCCGGCGCGACTTTTCGGCCGAACGCATTGCCGCGATCCGCGAGATGCACAAGCTCCTGTACCGGCAAGGCAAGACGCTGGACGAATCCCGCGCGGCCATTCTCGCGTTGGCCGGGCAGACGCCCGGCGCCGCGGCGGACGTCGCGCTGATGGATGCGTTTCTCGGCAGCTCCGTCGGCGGCATCGCGCGCTAG
- a CDS encoding OmpH family outer membrane protein, with protein MNYLVRAAGAFLIPAFALLAVPAQAQETFRVGFVNPDRVLREAQPAKAAQAKLEAEFSKREKELTALGETLKSASEKFEREAASLPEAQRTQRQRTLVDQDRDFQRKRREFQEDLNARKNEELQQVYERANRVVKQVAEAEKYDAILQEAIYINPKHDITDKVIKALNAPSSAGGK; from the coding sequence ATGAATTATTTGGTTCGCGCGGCCGGCGCATTTCTGATTCCTGCTTTCGCTCTTCTGGCCGTGCCCGCACAGGCGCAAGAGACCTTCCGCGTGGGTTTCGTCAATCCGGATCGGGTGCTTCGCGAGGCCCAGCCCGCGAAGGCGGCGCAGGCCAAGCTGGAGGCCGAGTTCTCCAAGCGCGAAAAGGAACTGACCGCCTTGGGCGAAACGCTCAAGAGTGCGTCTGAAAAGTTCGAGCGCGAAGCGGCGAGCCTTCCAGAAGCGCAGCGCACCCAACGTCAGCGGACGCTGGTCGACCAGGATCGGGATTTCCAGCGCAAGCGCCGTGAGTTCCAGGAAGACCTGAATGCGCGCAAGAACGAAGAATTGCAGCAGGTCTACGAGCGCGCGAACCGTGTGGTCAAGCAGGTCGCAGAGGCTGAAAAGTACGACGCGATCCTGCAGGAAGCGATCTACATCAATCCCAAGCATGACATCACCGATAAGGTGATCAAGGCGCTCAACGCGCCGTCGTCTGCCGGCGGGAAGTAA
- the rseP gene encoding RIP metalloprotease RseP translates to MMLTIVAFIVALGILIAVHEYGHYRVAVACGVKVIRFSVGFGKTLYRWQPKRQHPGQSTEFVIAAFPLGGYVKMLDEREAPVAPEDRHRAFNTQPLRSRAAIVAAGPIANLLLAVALYTAVNWIGVKEPVATLARPVAASLAEQAGLRGGEHITRAGFDGQLDPVDSFEDLRWRMTRAALDGRDLTLEVAGEGGRPARELVLPLSRVGAKDADAQMFRKIGVIAPLTRPEIGDVVAGGAGERAGLRKGDLVQSIGPVGIVDGQQLREVIRASVEGGQPKTQSWSIERAGKPMTLDVAPEVRDEGALKVGRIGAYVGAPPEMVTVRQGVLGGMWRGAVRTWEVSALTVRMMGKMVIGEASLKNLSGPLTIADYAGKSASMGLTQYLVFLALISVSLGVLNLMPLPVLDGGHLMYYLWEGLTGKSVSDAWMERFQRGGVALLLVMMSIALFNDVNRLFG, encoded by the coding sequence TTGATGCTCACCATCGTTGCCTTCATCGTGGCCCTCGGCATCCTGATCGCGGTGCACGAATATGGCCACTATCGCGTCGCTGTGGCCTGTGGCGTCAAGGTGATCCGCTTCTCCGTCGGATTCGGCAAGACGCTGTATCGCTGGCAGCCCAAGCGCCAGCATCCGGGGCAGAGCACCGAATTTGTCATCGCCGCGTTTCCACTGGGCGGCTACGTGAAGATGCTCGACGAGCGTGAGGCGCCCGTGGCTCCCGAAGACCGGCATCGTGCCTTCAACACGCAGCCGCTGCGCTCGCGTGCCGCCATCGTGGCGGCCGGGCCGATCGCCAATCTGCTGCTGGCCGTAGCGCTCTACACCGCGGTGAACTGGATCGGCGTGAAGGAGCCGGTCGCGACGCTGGCGCGCCCCGTGGCGGCGTCCCTGGCCGAGCAAGCCGGGCTGCGCGGCGGTGAACACATCACCCGGGCCGGCTTCGACGGGCAGCTCGACCCGGTCGACTCGTTCGAAGACCTCCGCTGGCGCATGACGCGTGCCGCGCTCGACGGCCGCGATCTCACTCTGGAAGTGGCGGGCGAGGGCGGTCGTCCGGCCCGTGAGCTGGTGCTGCCCTTGAGTCGCGTGGGCGCCAAAGACGCCGATGCGCAGATGTTTCGCAAGATCGGCGTGATCGCTCCGTTGACGCGGCCGGAGATCGGCGACGTCGTGGCCGGTGGCGCCGGCGAGCGTGCCGGTCTGCGCAAGGGTGACCTCGTCCAGTCGATCGGCCCCGTGGGCATCGTCGACGGACAGCAATTGCGGGAAGTGATTCGCGCGTCGGTGGAGGGCGGGCAACCGAAGACGCAGTCCTGGTCGATCGAGCGGGCCGGCAAACCCATGACCCTCGATGTCGCACCGGAAGTGCGCGACGAAGGCGCGCTGAAAGTGGGCCGCATCGGCGCCTACGTCGGTGCCCCACCCGAGATGGTGACGGTGCGGCAAGGCGTGCTCGGTGGCATGTGGCGCGGCGCCGTGCGCACCTGGGAGGTTTCGGCGCTCACGGTGCGCATGATGGGCAAGATGGTCATCGGCGAAGCGTCCCTGAAGAATCTCAGTGGTCCGCTGACCATCGCAGACTATGCTGGCAAATCGGCGAGCATGGGGTTGACCCAATACCTTGTCTTTCTTGCGCTGATCAGCGTCAGTCTCGGCGTGCTGAACCTCATGCCGCTGCCGGTCCTCGATGGCGGGCACCTGATGTATTATCTTTGGGAGGGGTTGACAGGCAAAAGTGTCTCTGATGCCTGGATGGAACGCTTTCAACGCGGCGGCGTCGCGCTGCTGCTGGTCATGATGTCGATTGCACTTTTCAACGACGTCAATCGGCTCTTTGGTTAA
- the rnhB gene encoding ribonuclease HII: MRSRTFLKAEQASLLWDVPGLLAGVDEAGRGPLAGPVVAAAVILDDKHPIRGLADSKTLTALQRERLNDQILARALCCSVAHASVEEIDTHNILQATMLAMRRAVEGLRLKPAKVLVDGNRLPVLDVLAEAIVKGDSRVKAISAASILAKVHRDRLCQQLHDEFPHYGFAGHKGYGTPEHLDALLRHGACVHHRRSFSPVAAALARGAVVQVQISA; this comes from the coding sequence ATGCGATCCAGAACGTTCTTGAAGGCTGAACAGGCGTCCCTGCTGTGGGACGTGCCGGGCTTGCTCGCTGGCGTCGACGAGGCCGGCCGCGGCCCGCTCGCCGGACCCGTCGTGGCGGCGGCGGTCATCCTCGACGACAAGCATCCGATTCGCGGGTTGGCCGACTCCAAGACGCTGACGGCCTTGCAGCGCGAACGGCTCAATGACCAGATCCTGGCGCGCGCGCTGTGCTGCTCCGTGGCGCACGCCTCCGTCGAGGAAATCGATACGCACAACATCCTCCAGGCAACGATGCTCGCCATGCGTCGCGCGGTCGAAGGCCTTCGCCTGAAACCGGCCAAGGTGCTGGTCGACGGCAACCGGCTGCCGGTGCTCGACGTGCTGGCCGAAGCCATCGTCAAGGGCGATTCGCGCGTCAAGGCGATTTCGGCCGCATCGATCCTGGCCAAGGTGCATCGCGACAGGCTGTGCCAGCAGCTGCACGACGAATTTCCCCACTACGGCTTTGCCGGCCACAAGGGCTACGGCACGCCCGAACACCTCGATGCCCTGCTGCGCCACGGCGCCTGCGTGCACCATCGCCGTTCGTTCAGTCCGGTCGCGGCGGCACTGGCGCGCGGCGCCGTGGTCCAGGTGCAGATCTCCGCATGA
- the bamA gene encoding outer membrane protein assembly factor BamA produces MNTNFSRFRLRSVAAVVASALTATAAWAVEPFTVRDIRVEGLQRVEAGTIFASLPLRVGDTYSDDRGSAAIRALFDLGLFKDVRIDVSGNVLVVIVEERPTIADVDFVGTKEFEKTALQKALREVGLADGRPYDKALADRAEQELKRQYVSKSLYNAEVITTVTPIERNRVNLTFTVTEGDSARIREVRVVGNKAFSESTLLDLFDQDSGGFMSWYTKSNQYSRAKLSADLETLRSYYLTRGYLEFRIDSTQVAISPDRQDLAVTVNITEGEKFVVSGIKLNGNYLGRDDEFKSLVTIKPGEAYNGEDVTSTTKAFTDYFGTFGYAFARVQAQTEVDRPNNRVALTIQAEPSRRVYVRRVNIGGNNRTRDEVLRREFRQYEASWYDGDKIKLSRDRLDRLGFFTEVNVDTMEIPGTPDQVDLTVTVAEKPTGSLQLGAGFSSAEKVSFNFGITQENVFGSGNYLGLQLNTSSYNKTISVTATDPYFTSDGISRTFSLYHTTTRPYYSADGDYALKHQGASVSFGVPFGEIDTVFFGGGIERYQFDPGSTGTFNATTGQFVSTSPQAYRDYFGCTTQNALIQDCGRASVWGIPLTVGWARDDRDSALVPTRGKVQRANLEVGVGGDMKYVKTSYQYQQFFPLNKQYTLSINGEVGLGKAFGSDTVNDVALANKGFPIFKNFYAGGLGSIRGFEQNSLGPRDAITGAALGGTKKAVFNLELSTPFPGAGNDRTLRLYTFFDVGNVFAERQLGTTDVQWKAQQKVRASAGLGISWISPLGPLRLAYAIPVRQQKEVADPNNAFVPLVQKDRIQSLQFQIGTSF; encoded by the coding sequence ATGAACACAAACTTCAGTCGCTTTCGCCTGCGTAGCGTTGCCGCAGTGGTCGCCAGCGCGTTGACCGCCACGGCTGCATGGGCGGTCGAGCCTTTCACGGTTCGCGACATCCGCGTGGAGGGTTTGCAGCGCGTCGAGGCCGGCACGATCTTCGCGTCGCTTCCGCTGCGTGTCGGTGACACCTACAGCGACGATCGCGGCTCGGCGGCGATCCGCGCGCTGTTCGATCTCGGTCTCTTCAAGGACGTTCGAATTGACGTGAGCGGCAATGTGCTGGTGGTCATCGTCGAAGAACGGCCGACCATTGCCGACGTCGACTTCGTGGGAACCAAGGAATTCGAGAAGACGGCCTTGCAGAAGGCATTGCGGGAAGTTGGACTGGCCGACGGCCGCCCGTACGACAAGGCACTGGCCGACCGTGCCGAGCAGGAGCTCAAGCGCCAGTACGTCAGCAAGAGCCTCTACAACGCAGAAGTCATCACCACCGTCACGCCCATCGAACGCAATCGGGTGAACCTGACGTTCACGGTCACCGAGGGTGACTCGGCTCGCATTCGTGAAGTGCGCGTGGTCGGCAACAAGGCCTTCAGCGAGTCCACGTTGCTCGATCTGTTCGACCAGGACAGCGGCGGCTTCATGAGCTGGTACACGAAGTCGAACCAGTACTCGCGCGCCAAGCTCAGTGCCGACCTTGAAACGCTTCGCTCGTACTACCTCACCCGCGGCTATCTCGAGTTCCGCATCGATTCCACACAGGTTGCGATTTCGCCCGATCGGCAGGACTTGGCTGTCACGGTGAACATCACCGAGGGCGAGAAGTTCGTCGTGTCCGGCATCAAGCTCAACGGCAACTACCTCGGCCGCGACGACGAGTTCAAGTCGCTCGTGACCATCAAGCCGGGTGAGGCCTACAACGGGGAGGACGTCACCTCGACCACGAAGGCGTTCACCGACTATTTCGGCACGTTTGGCTATGCGTTCGCCCGCGTGCAGGCGCAGACCGAAGTCGATCGCCCGAACAACCGCGTCGCGCTCACGATCCAGGCCGAACCTTCGCGCCGCGTCTACGTGCGCCGCGTCAACATCGGGGGCAACAATCGCACGCGCGACGAAGTGCTGCGCCGTGAGTTCCGTCAGTACGAAGCGTCCTGGTACGACGGCGACAAGATCAAGCTGTCGCGCGATCGTCTCGACCGGCTCGGTTTCTTCACCGAAGTGAATGTCGACACGATGGAGATTCCCGGCACGCCCGACCAAGTCGATTTGACTGTCACCGTGGCCGAGAAGCCAACGGGTTCCCTGCAACTTGGCGCCGGTTTTTCCAGCGCGGAAAAGGTGTCGTTCAATTTCGGCATCACGCAAGAGAACGTTTTCGGCTCGGGCAATTATCTTGGTTTGCAGCTCAACACCAGCAGCTACAACAAGACCATTTCCGTGACGGCGACCGATCCGTATTTCACTTCGGACGGCATCTCGCGCACTTTCAGCCTGTACCACACGACCACGCGTCCTTATTACTCGGCAGACGGCGACTACGCGCTGAAGCACCAGGGCGCGTCCGTCAGTTTCGGCGTTCCGTTCGGCGAGATCGACACGGTGTTCTTCGGCGGCGGCATTGAACGCTATCAGTTCGACCCGGGCAGCACGGGCACCTTCAACGCCACCACCGGGCAATTCGTCAGCACGTCTCCGCAGGCCTATCGCGATTACTTCGGTTGCACGACCCAGAACGCGCTGATCCAGGATTGCGGACGTGCATCGGTTTGGGGCATTCCGCTGACCGTCGGCTGGGCACGGGACGATCGCGACAGCGCACTGGTTCCTACCCGGGGCAAGGTGCAACGCGCCAACCTGGAAGTCGGAGTCGGTGGCGACATGAAGTACGTCAAGACCAGCTACCAGTACCAGCAGTTCTTCCCGCTCAACAAGCAGTACACGTTGTCGATCAACGGCGAGGTGGGGCTCGGCAAGGCGTTCGGCAGCGACACGGTCAACGACGTCGCGCTGGCCAACAAGGGCTTCCCGATCTTCAAGAACTTCTATGCAGGGGGTCTTGGATCGATTCGGGGCTTCGAGCAGAACTCGCTCGGACCGCGTGACGCCATCACGGGCGCTGCGTTGGGTGGCACGAAAAAGGCGGTCTTCAACCTCGAGCTGAGCACGCCGTTCCCGGGTGCAGGCAACGATCGCACCCTGCGTCTGTACACCTTCTTCGACGTCGGCAATGTGTTCGCGGAGCGCCAACTCGGCACGACCGACGTGCAGTGGAAAGCACAGCAGAAGGTGCGTGCATCAGCCGGTCTCGGGATCAGCTGGATCTCGCCGTTGGGCCCGTTGCGCCTTGCTTACGCGATCCCTGTGCGCCAGCAAAAGGAAGTGGCCGACCCGAACAATGCGTTCGTGCCGCTGGTGCAGAAAGATAGAATTCAAAGTTTGCAATTCCAGATTGGAACCTCGTTCTGA
- a CDS encoding TrmH family RNA methyltransferase yields MTAPEVSHVSSRDNPLLKDLRKLAQDPGAYRKLGRLWLEGDHLCRAALARGVRPAIGVFSASFWPVAPAQWTQAAVKTIVIDDALLAALSGLESPAPMGFVLDLPPRPELLTDAATVVLDRLQDAGNVGSILRSASSFGFTQVVALKGTAALWAPKVLRAGMGAHFGLRLIEGVGAEVLDGLAVPMVATSSHHGEWLHQTRLPHPCAWLMGHEGQGVSPELEARARHRIRIAQPGGEESLNVAAAAAICLHASAAGAAG; encoded by the coding sequence ATGACGGCACCGGAGGTCAGCCACGTCAGCTCGCGGGACAACCCGCTGCTGAAAGACCTGCGAAAACTGGCGCAAGACCCGGGCGCTTACCGCAAGCTCGGACGGCTCTGGCTCGAAGGCGATCACCTGTGCCGCGCGGCGCTGGCGCGCGGCGTTCGGCCTGCGATCGGCGTGTTTTCCGCATCGTTCTGGCCGGTGGCGCCTGCGCAATGGACGCAGGCCGCCGTCAAGACGATCGTGATCGACGACGCACTGCTCGCTGCCTTGAGCGGCCTGGAATCGCCGGCGCCGATGGGTTTCGTGCTCGACCTGCCGCCGCGCCCCGAGCTGCTCACCGACGCCGCGACTGTGGTGCTCGACCGGCTGCAGGACGCGGGCAATGTCGGGTCGATCCTGCGCAGCGCGTCGTCGTTCGGCTTCACGCAGGTGGTGGCGCTCAAGGGCACGGCGGCGCTGTGGGCGCCGAAAGTGCTCCGGGCCGGCATGGGCGCGCATTTCGGGCTCCGGTTGATCGAGGGCGTCGGCGCTGAAGTGCTCGACGGGCTGGCGGTGCCGATGGTCGCGACCAGCTCGCACCACGGCGAATGGCTGCATCAGACCCGCCTGCCGCATCCCTGCGCCTGGCTGATGGGGCACGAAGGGCAGGGCGTGTCGCCCGAACTGGAAGCGCGCGCGCGCCACCGCATCCGCATCGCGCAGCCCGGCGGTGAGGAGTCGCTCAACGTGGCCGCAGCCGCCGCTATTTGCCTTCACGCGAGTGCGGCCGGCGCCGCCGGTTGA
- the lpxD gene encoding UDP-3-O-(3-hydroxymyristoyl)glucosamine N-acyltransferase, producing the protein MAMRLGAIVEALGGELVGDPEAAIERLAPLQSAMPDALAFLSHPKYQKELAASRAACVIVSIAMKAPASARGACIVTADPYLYFARLTQLWKAQHARPVAERIHPSAVIDVEASVDPTAHVGALCVVERGARIGADTVLKSRVTVGEDCVIGARCLLHPGVVIGADGFGLAPHEGAWVKIEQLGAVRIGNDVEIGANTCIDRGALEDTVIEDGVKLDNLIQIGHNVRVGKHTAMAGCVGVAGSAVIGAHCTIGGGAIVLGHLTLADGVHISAATVVTRSIHKPGQYTGMFPIDDNAAWEKNAATLKQLHSLRERLKALEKTMQQDKTP; encoded by the coding sequence GTGGCCATGCGGCTTGGCGCCATCGTCGAGGCCCTTGGCGGCGAGCTCGTGGGCGATCCCGAGGCGGCAATCGAGCGGCTGGCGCCGCTTCAAAGTGCGATGCCCGATGCGCTCGCATTCTTGAGCCATCCCAAATACCAGAAAGAGCTGGCGGCTTCACGGGCTGCATGCGTCATCGTGTCGATCGCGATGAAGGCTCCGGCCTCGGCGCGTGGCGCCTGCATCGTGACGGCCGATCCGTACTTGTATTTCGCGCGGCTCACGCAACTGTGGAAGGCGCAACATGCGCGCCCCGTGGCGGAGCGTATTCATCCGAGCGCGGTGATCGACGTGGAGGCCAGCGTCGATCCGACGGCCCACGTCGGCGCGCTCTGCGTGGTTGAGCGAGGCGCCCGGATCGGTGCAGACACGGTGCTCAAGTCCCGTGTGACCGTGGGCGAAGATTGCGTGATCGGCGCGCGTTGCTTGCTGCATCCGGGCGTGGTGATCGGTGCCGACGGGTTCGGCCTCGCGCCGCACGAAGGCGCCTGGGTCAAGATCGAGCAACTCGGCGCAGTGCGGATCGGCAACGACGTCGAGATCGGCGCCAACACCTGCATCGATCGGGGAGCGTTGGAAGACACCGTCATCGAAGACGGCGTGAAGCTCGACAACCTGATCCAGATCGGCCACAACGTGCGCGTCGGCAAACACACGGCGATGGCCGGTTGCGTCGGCGTCGCGGGGAGCGCCGTCATCGGCGCCCACTGCACGATCGGCGGTGGCGCGATTGTGCTGGGCCACCTGACGCTGGCCGATGGCGTACACATCTCGGCGGCTACGGTGGTCACGCGTTCCATTCACAAGCCCGGTCAGTACACCGGCATGTTTCCCATCGACGACAATGCTGCCTGGGAAAAAAACGCTGCGACGCTCAAGCAACTTCACAGTCTGCGTGAGCGGCTCAAGGCGCTTGAAAAAACGATGCAGCAGGACAAAACACCATGA
- the carA gene encoding glutamine-hydrolyzing carbamoyl-phosphate synthase small subunit, which translates to MLLSLKGAFPPAILALADGTVFQGNSIGAAGATAGEVVFNTAMSGYQEILTDPSYCQQIVTLTYPHIGNYGVNEEDVEADKIHAAGLIIKDLPLGASNFRKTATLNEYLVAGKTVAIANIDTRKLTRHLRTHGAQNGCILGLAEGEAVTEALIDKAVEAARAAPSMAGLDLARVVSVKQTYEWTQTEWKLGAGYGVQITPKFHVVAFDYGVKKNILRMIAQRGARITVVPAQTPAADVLKLKPDGIFLANGPGDPEPCDYAIAAVAELIETGIPTFGICLGHQIMALASGAKTFKMKFGHHGANHPVKDLDNARVSITSQNHGFAVDEKSLPATLRPTHISLFDNTLQGLARTDKPAFCFQGHPEASPGPHDIGYLFDRFTALMEKHKNA; encoded by the coding sequence GTGCTTTTGTCTCTCAAGGGAGCTTTCCCGCCCGCCATCCTGGCGCTCGCAGACGGCACGGTCTTTCAAGGCAATTCGATTGGCGCTGCCGGCGCCACCGCCGGCGAAGTGGTGTTCAACACTGCGATGTCCGGTTACCAGGAAATCCTGACCGACCCCAGCTATTGCCAGCAGATCGTGACGCTCACGTATCCGCACATCGGCAACTACGGTGTCAACGAGGAAGACGTCGAAGCCGACAAGATCCACGCCGCCGGGCTGATCATCAAAGACCTGCCGCTGGGCGCCTCCAACTTCCGCAAGACCGCCACGCTCAATGAGTACCTGGTGGCCGGCAAGACGGTCGCCATCGCCAACATCGACACCCGCAAGCTCACCCGTCATCTGCGCACGCACGGCGCGCAGAACGGCTGCATCCTCGGCCTCGCCGAGGGCGAAGCGGTGACAGAGGCGCTGATCGACAAGGCGGTCGAGGCGGCAAGGGCCGCGCCGAGCATGGCCGGCCTCGACCTGGCCAGGGTGGTTTCGGTCAAGCAGACCTACGAGTGGACGCAGACCGAGTGGAAGCTCGGCGCGGGCTACGGCGTGCAGATCACCCCGAAGTTCCACGTGGTCGCCTTCGACTACGGCGTCAAGAAAAACATCCTGCGCATGATCGCGCAGCGCGGCGCGCGCATCACCGTGGTGCCGGCACAAACGCCGGCGGCCGACGTGCTCAAGCTGAAGCCCGACGGCATCTTCCTGGCCAACGGCCCGGGCGACCCCGAGCCGTGCGACTACGCGATCGCCGCGGTCGCGGAACTGATCGAAACCGGCATCCCGACCTTCGGCATTTGCCTGGGCCACCAGATCATGGCGCTGGCCTCGGGCGCGAAAACTTTCAAGATGAAGTTCGGCCACCACGGCGCGAACCACCCGGTGAAAGACCTGGACAACGCCCGCGTGAGCATCACGAGCCAGAACCACGGTTTCGCGGTCGACGAGAAGTCGCTGCCCGCCACCCTGCGCCCGACCCACATCAGCCTGTTCGACAACACGCTGCAAGGCCTGGCGCGCACCGACAAGCCGGCCTTCTGCTTCCAGGGCCACCCTGAGGCATCGCCGGGTCCGCACGACATCGGCTACCTGTTCGACCGCTTCACGGCATTGATGGAGAAACATAAAAATGCCTAA